The sequence AATCAAAGTTTTCGGAAATAAGAACatgttatattttattattattattccaGCATTTTAACCGATTGGGGAATACCCAAAATGTTTTCTGCTTCACATATAAGGGTTATGTGGTATCTTGCTTTTTTTAAGATATAGCCAGAAAAAcatcattttaattttcaattttccaGAAATCTGTCCTtaattaaagaatattttttccTATTTTCCGTTTTGTTCTACACCTGTCTGCCTGATGGGGATATCTCTTCTCAAAAGGACACAAGTAGAGTAATGATCACTGAGATGATGCTTACATTCCCAAAGATCTGTTGTGCCATCCTGGAGGGATCATTTCGGTGAGGTAGAGGTTTTCTAAAAATGTCACGGGTTATACGAGCAGGGGCTGAACTTGCAACTGGCAGCCAAAAAGAAGACGCTTCTTGGGTTCCTTCGGTAGTTGTCACAGTTTCGTCCAATCCCAAGTCACTGGTGGTGGGTATGCTGACATTCTTGTCTTCTCCGCCCTTACCTTCGCCAAGCTCTACTTTTCGGTTATGGGTGGGAGTAAGTGAGTGACCCAATGCTCCTGGAAAGAGGCCAGTGCCTGTAAAAAAGAATGCAAATTAGTAAGGAGATTCTGGCAACAAATGGCCCCTTGAAACTCACCCAATCCCAAGCCAGATCTCTGCTTCGCCTCTGGATAGTGAACAGCTTCGGCGGGCAGAGTTTCGTTCTTATCTGTGGAGATATCACGGACCGTGTTTTCAATGCCGGTAAAAATTTCATCGAAGTCGAAATCACTTGAACTGGAAGTGCCGCCTTCTCCAGGATGGGATTTCCTTTGCAGGTTCGTATTTCTTTGCGCTTGTGTGGCTACAGATTTCAGCAGGCGCTCGTTTATGGGGTCTAAAGGCTGGGAATGGGATCTGATTACGAAACTTCTTGAGCCGAAACTGTCCCCTTCTCCAGAAAGGCTTTGCGTAGCTCCAGATTTCAAGAACGGATTGTAGGCCGGCGGACGGTCGTAAATGTTGGTTCGAGTTTCGCCAAAAGAAGATATCGAGGAGATATGCGACGGCAGAGTTGCTAGGGGCTTTCTAGGGATCTTCCAACCAATAGGCCAGGCCGGGACTGAAGGCTCCGAATGCGATCCGAGTCCGTAGTCGAAACGACTTGAACTGAAACTGCCCCCTTCTCGAGAAAGGCTTTGTGTTGCTCCAGATTTGAAGAACGGATTATAGGCCGGCATACGATCGTATATGTTGGTGTAAGTACCGCCCAAAGGAACTTGGGGCTTCCATCCAATTGGCAAGTCAGGGACTGACGGCTGCGAATGAGGTCTACCTCGGTAGCTCGGCCCTACAGTATCCAAGTGGAAAGATGGTATCGAGGGCGGCAGTGCAACCGGCGTCAAATGAGAAGTTGATAAGCGAGGGACCGAAGAGGTCTTTCCgcccccaaaaatgttaaactTAAACCTCCACTTGGCATGAACATCCTCCAAGGTGAGAGTCAACACAAGGAGCCCCGTCATTAGTAGGCTGGCTTTGAGCCGTTTCGGGTAAAGGGACATCCTGAGTTAAATCGGCGTTGATGACGCTTAAATGCTATTTTCGTAATCAACAACTCGCAATCTGCTCCAAAAACGATAAGAAGTAAGAGACTTTTCACAAACACGTTTTGTAGAAATCGGATCAGCTGTAAATCCCTAGTTGGGAATCCCCAAAGCTTTGGCATAAGAAAGCTTTTTCCCTTTAAGCAAATGCATTtctatacccgttactcgttgagtaaaagggtatatacGACTAggcggaaagtatgtaacaggcagaagaaaggtTATACGACTCTTTAAAGAATATACActtatttttgatcaggatcactagcagagtcgatctagccatgctATAAAAGCTACAAAGTTGGGATTTAGCGTGTAGATTCTACAgattgtatttaatttaaaacacagtaacggatatctgatagtcgagccactcgactaaagcgtttttcttgtttttatgtatgtacatatatatgttGCCATTGTATACTATCAGCTGATCTTGCAAGAACGCCGTCGCCAAAAAGCTTCAACACCAAAGATTTTTTCGAATCATAGAATAAGCAACACTGCTTATAAAAAAATGCTTGAAATGTTGTTTTCTTCAAGACATGCTAAGGAAAGGAGataagaaaaacaaaattccacaaTTTCTTTTTTCTTAGAATTTGTATGACGTAATCTTTTGAATTCGCACAGTACCAGATAATAAAGAACCTACCTAATCAGGGGTGTCACCGAAGTTTATGCCAACCAAATTTCACACGAAATGCAAATCAAggtgttaaaaaataaattgacgAAATcaagaaatgaaaataatgTTCCTAAAATCTGACAAAATATACTCAAACCTCTATAGCTTCGGTGAGTTTGAAGGTTTTAGCTGGTTGGGTTTTAAACCGACCGTTCCCAAAAACCTTCGGCGGTTTCTGTGTCACCCCTGAATATAACTAATATGTTTTTGTCAGCATAAGTTGATGAGTTGATAGAGACATGACCGAATtctttttcgcattttttaccATGAGTAGGTTTTAAGCCCGGTTTATTGGTTTAGCATGCGAAGAAGAAAGCTCCTCGTAGTGAGCAAGTATAGATTGTGATTGATTATAAAACATTGATGTCATATACATaagtataataaatatatacataagttaaataaaatttttggCCTTTTTTAAATAAGTTAAGTATGTGAGTCCTTTGCCTTAAGTTTTAAAAGTAAACATTTTTgcatatattattatattaaatgcgagcataaaaacgaaaattgCTATGCTTTCATGGTTTATACTGTGTTTATTGGTGGCTGCATTGTAAAAGTAAAGGTAATCATCTGTGGAGTCATAATAAGTTTCCTCGGTTTCGGATCTAGAGGTGAAGCTACTTCCGCTGTTGAAGTAGGGGTAACGAAGTTTTGATTCGCGGGACGGCTTGTCCGATGATTTGGAGGCTGGACGTCCTTTGGGACTGCCAAAGCTTGACGACGAACTCGAAAAGGAGGGAGACTTATAGGAAGAGCGCGATGAGGACCATCCGCCGGAACTGGATTTGGAACTGGAACTTAAGCTAGAACTGGAACTTGAGCGGGAGCTACTACTACTTCGGCTGCTGCTACTGTATTTTCCGATGGCGTCCTCGGTAATTAGCGTCAAGAGGATCAAAACCACCACCACGAGCCAATTGAGCCTCCTTTGAAAACGGGTCATTCTGAAATGAACACGAAGTGAGGTTACTCCATGTCATATATAACTATTTATGTATCTTTTTATGTTCTTAATAGCtttatttgtaaaaaattaaCTTAACGAGAGGAGTAGGTTGAAAAGTCTTTCGACATGGTTTCTGCTAGACCGcttgaaattaatttatttcttaaaatcCAGAGATAAGTGAAACTCGTAGGTCCTAGTCAAGATTTACTAACAAATGTATATTCGAAATGCGAAATACACTTATGataattaaatattacaataaaatttaatcttttttcAAATATATCAGAGTTTAATTGGCTTTTGAACATTTTCGTTCTTTCCTTCTGTAGAATCTTcaagatatttaaatatgGCTGGCTGAGTGAAAATATATGTGGCTTCAAATATTTCAGTATTTGTTAATGGAGCAAAGATATATAATTACCTGTAAGTTAGTTGTATGGGTCTGGAACTTGTTGAACTTTTTTTCCAgataattttatttacttgTACACTGTAGGCTTACTTATAAAAATTAAGCTACAGGGAGGGATGACAGCCATAGCTGCTGAGGCTTTCGGCTGATTATAACTTCATCTATTTCATTCTGAACCGTGCCCATGAAGTTATTCGGATtacaaattaatttgaaatacGGTAACGGCTGATGACCTCCCTCTCTATATATTTGCCTGATTTGTTTTAACATGTAGGTATCGGAGGCTGCTCCTTCGTCCTTGCGGTCCAATTTATCACTTTTAGTTGGACGCTTTTCCTCCACCTGAAAAACGAATAATATAAGTAAGCAAgtaaatcaaaaaattaataatatatatttttctgcCCTGAGCAGGAGATAACAATTATTTTGCCTAATTTAACTATTGTCGTTAAATGGTCAACGACATTTGGGTATATCACAAAAGAGCCTTTTTGTTAAGTCAtctacaaaaattaaaaaagttaaaagcCTATAGATATTTTTTCTAAACATCCTTTTTGTGTGTACTCCTATAGCGTCTTTATACGATTTTTATATAGATATGGTATATAACCATCTCATGTTAATAATTATCAAATTTGACTCTTCTATCACTATATTGCCTGCAGGATATTGTCAGAAGAGATTGGACAATCGGGTTTCGACGTGATCTGACTACGCATAGCAAAGGGTCGAGACGGGGTGGCATAGAATTCTCTGCGAACCAAATTCGGTTGGGATTAAACCGATCaagaaatttaaatgcaaaaattTCTAATAAACGGCATGCAAACGGTGATTCGCCGGGTAAACGATTATATATTGATCAATACATACTTTACAGGGTCGGACAAAGATACTTACTTGAGATTTTTGTTTGCGCTGAGCCCGCTGTTTGGGAACGACTTCCTTTGGAGCAACATCTATGAAGGGAAGCATACTATCATTCGAGAAGAGCGGTCTCCCAAATTGAACAGCCAGTGCGCAGACAGCGTCCCAATCCTCTTCTTGTTCTTTGAAAACCAATTCATTCTGTTGGATGTTTGAACACTATAGTGAAGCACCAATAACCCGTAGGGAGTACTTACGATCGCCGTGATCACCATCCTGTCAGTAAAAATAGTGTTGTACTGTATAGCTTTGCCCACAACTTCGTGATTGCGTCTTAACAATTCAGTGTCCAGAACAAGTTGCGTGGAGTTTGTACGCGGGTCTTTGACCCTTGTTTATATCGTTCGCTGTTCGAATGATTTCTTCGATTGCCGCGATGGATTGGTCAAATGTCTTGCTTTCAATCTGTTgctctgcattaaaataaatgtatggTGTTATATTAAAGCCATTATAACGCAATGCTCTGGCACTTACCTATCTCAATGTTCTTCTCAATCAGGTTTTGCAAACACAAGATCCGAACATCTTGAGCTGAGCCCTCCGCTGAAGTTTGCGACTGGCTTTCAGACGAACTCATggtttacaaaataaatatttcccAAATCCAAGTCAAATCAAAACCAATTAGGAATTTCCTTTGAAAATGATTTCTGTAATCAAATGTCTATCGATATTTAGCTACTGTCAAGATATTGGCGGCTCTTGCATTTGAAACGATACAATTGAATCCGGTGTATcgaaacaaaaacattttacaATCTTTGATTACAACAAAGATATATCGCCTGCACACAATTTGCATCTTTCGCATTTTGCATCAGCTGTTTTTTTGATCCGCTGATTTTAATGTCTTTTTTCCacttatattaaaaaaaaacatgtttaaaatatataccgcaactgtttttgtaaaaacatatgtaaatgttttttttaagaaatgtgTTAGTATTGAAAAACATCTTGGTCTTGATTTACCCTCTCATTTGTATAATACTACCTAAATCAGTTGCAGATCCACATTTATTATCACTATTCTGGTTTTTAGACAATGTGAACTGGGCTCTAACATCTAATCAATTACAATGTTTATTCCATAATACATAACTCAATAATCTAAAGACCATTCGTTCTCTGCAATAAAAGAGTCAACCACTTCCTTCATCGAAAAATTTGGTATTAGTTGATCCTGAGTGAGCTTCACACGTGTAAAAGGATCAAAATGTCCAACCCGCTGTAAATGCTTTTCTATATATTTGCGTTCATAGGTAATTCCAGACGGAGTTATCACAGGGTCCcttaatatttcaaaactaattttgCCAAATAGAAAATCGGGAACGTCGCGCTTCTGTAAATTTAAGATACAATTTAAGTATGCCTAATCCtgtaatatttaataaaaatcttGGATGATTTTTTATGCTACTCACCCTTCGGCGTTCACCAACTTTTGAAAACATGTTGTTTAGTTCTTTTATATGGTCGTCCtaaataaagtaaataaatcCAATATTAATTTGAGCATTTGAAATAATAGTAGGTAAGGTCCGCTTTGAAAATTACGGAAAATAAACTTACACACTCTTTTTCAATCTCCTGTTGTTTGTCTTTTAGCTGTTCTTCGTGTGCCCTTTCATTAAGTTTTAAATTTGCCAAACGGCTTTTCATGTCTCCTTTAATTAacctgaaaaatattttaaattacttttCTAAAGAAAACACCATTATTACAACTCTATCTATCTTTTCCATGTTCAAACAATTTGCATATACATATGCCCTGAGACGTATAGATTAACGAGCATCAttaaacaatacatttctgtatatatgtatgcttttttgtaaaaatatcACGTGGCTACTCTGGGGAAATTTCGTTCTCACTTTTATGCCGGACGATTGTTAATTCAAGTTTTTTTGTGGAATCATTTAAGGATCGTCTCAAAAATGGTATTACAAATTCACAATATTGCAACATAAGAATTGTTACTTTTTTGGAATGATTCCTAGGATTACTATCGGAGGTAGCACAGAAATCGAACACCGATTCTTATGTACATCCCAATATGATGGGACTTCTGTGGCACGCCTCTATATATTCCTTTTTTGCAATGTCAACTAATAAGGGTAAAGGGTATCTTACCGATTCAAATAGCTTTGCAATTCAATTTCCTGCTGTATTCGCTTCTCCTCCAAGACGTTCCAACGAGCTAGTCGCAATTGCAAGGTAATATCATCCCCaaagtttttcttttgttCCTTGGAGAGATCGTAAGCTAGAATTTGAATATAGTTAGAGCATGGGCCAATCGTGTTTGCAGGGATCTAACCCCGTTGCAGGTGCTTTATGGCCTCGTCAAAGCTGTCGATTTCCATGAGTCCTTGGCCCAGGAATAAGTGTCCTTTTAGCAGGTTCCCATCGATGTCCAGGGCGCGACGACAATCCTGGCAGCACAGTTCCCATCGCTTCAGTTTCAGGTTGCAGAGCGCTCGATTCGTGAAGTAGGTGGCGTTTGTGGGGTTTTTTATCTGTATACGGTAGCATAAACATAGCACTGTAAACATTGCAATAATACAATAAGTATGTATGATACTCACGATGGCCTTTGAGTAGCAGTTTATTGCGTCGTCATATTTTCGGGCTGCAAACAGGCCATTGCCCTGCTCCTTCAGCTGCAGGTCCGATAAATTGGAACATATGGAACACATGTGCTTGGTCGTCATTCTGACAATTGTTGCGGCTGGTCcagaattttattttcttcgaAGCCCCGATGAAAAGTGAGTTTCCAACAACACAGAAGCACTAACAAATTTGATTTCTTTTCTAGTAGTAGGTAACTGGTACAAGAAATCaactaaacataaaaatattttcagctGCGTTAATCGATGTGTTTTCCAGGGTTGTCGAAGCTCCCGAACCCAAACCAAAGCTCCAGAATCATCGATTGTATATTGGTAATCGAATATTTTTCATACTATCGTTGGCACATTTTAAACTTGTCATCTGTACAagtaaaaaatgaaaaaacaaaattaaatatgtcTAAATATTAAATCATGCCTAGTATTTTAAAGAGGTTACAAATTAGACAGGTCGACCAAATCCAGACCCTTGGCTACAAATGTTGAAATGATTTTACCTGTAGGTTACGGCCCGAAGCTTTACAAACTTTCCTTTTTACGGCTTAATAGAGCCCAAACCATTCGTGGCCCAGAAACATAATAGACCTGGACCTTTGACTAAATTACTTTATTTGTATTTGAGCTTTAAGTGTTAACTGGcttttttattaactttaaaCATTTGATAcaataaaattcaaatcaatcaaataagatatatttttaaaattgctCACCCAGTTGAAAAAACTAGAATATTATAATGCGTATTGATGATAATAACTTAATCAATTGTTTAAATATAATGTTTTTTTCTTATAGCTTTGAATTATCTGACGTAAAACAAAGTCTAGTGCAAAAGAACAAACTAACTTGAAAAAGATAACTACAATATTTGTTACCTATGGCTTACAAGTATAAATCGAAATCTATGCGGTTGCTGGTATAGAAATTGGTGTTTTCGCCGCACTTGCGGACATAGACTCCGGTTTTGAAGTAGTTTTCTTGTGACCATTTCAACATTTTCTCAGTGGTAAAAGGGTCC is a genomic window of Drosophila suzukii chromosome 2L, CBGP_Dsuzu_IsoJpt1.0, whole genome shotgun sequence containing:
- the LOC136117012 gene encoding protein AF-9, which gives rise to MTRFQRRLNWLVVVVLILLTLITEDAIGKYSSSSRSSSSSRSSSSSSLSSSSKSSSGGWSSSRSSYKSPSFSSSSSSFGSPKGRPASKSSDKPSRESKLRYPYFNSGSSFTSRSETEETYYDSTDDYLYFYNAATNKHTFIAWLDRLC
- the LOC108011876 gene encoding uncharacterized protein, with protein sequence MSLYPKRLKASLLMTGLLVLTLTLEDVHAKWRFKFNIFGGGKTSSVPRLSTSHLTPVALPPSIPSFHLDTVGPSYRGRPHSQPSVPDLPIGWKPQVPLGGTYTNIYDRMPAYNPFFKSGATQSLSREGGSFSSSRFDYGLGSHSEPSVPAWPIGWKIPRKPLATLPSHISSISSFGETRTNIYDRPPAYNPFLKSGATQSLSGEGDSFGSRSFVIRSHSQPLDPINERLLKSVATQAQRNTNLQRKSHPGEGGTSSSSDFDFDEIFTGIENTVRDISTDKNETLPAEAVHYPEAKQRSGLGLGTGLFPGALGHSLTPTHNRKVELGEGKGGEDKNVSIPTTSDLGLDETVTTTEGTQEASSFWLPVASSAPARITRDIFRKPLPHRNDPSRMAQQIFGNVSIISVIITLLVSF
- the LOC108010850 gene encoding E3 ubiquitin-protein ligase CHIP-like → MTTKHMCSICSNLSDLQLKEQGNGLFAARKYDDAINCYSKAIIKNPTNATYFTNRALCNLKLKRWELCCQDCRRALDIDGNLLKGHLFLGQGLMEIDSFDEAIKHLQRAYDLSKEQKKNFGDDITLQLRLARWNVLEEKRIQQEIELQSYLNRLIKGDMKSRLANLKLNERAHEEQLKDKQQEIEKECDDHIKELNNMFSKVGERRRKRDVPDFLFGKISFEILRDPVITPSGITYERKYIEKHLQRVGHFDPFTRVKLTQDQLIPNFSMKEVVDSFIAENEWSLDY